TACAAATTTGTAAAGTAATCCTGACATTTGATTactgtttttttctgtgcttaATATTCAACTTCAGGAGCAAAGGCTgtgatattatataatacatgcaTGAGAAGAAAGCAATAAGTCTTTAGTTAGATCTCCGATTGAACAATATTCAGTTTGGGCAGTGGGACAGTAGGAGGCTTTAATACTTGCATTAGTGGGGACTTTACTGAATATAGGGCATGGATAATGGTTGTCGGAATGTGATTATTAATGATGCAGAGATTTGGGGTAAAACATAAAACACTGTCAACAATGCATTCCGTAGAGAAGGAACattaaagtaaaaaatgtttGCAAGATTTTATTTATGGAGTAAAAAAATTCTATCAAAGCCCAGTTTCATTAGGAAAAAATACAGCAGGTACTTTCTACTTCCCTTCGGTGTAGTGTTGACCCCACAACGATTCCAATAGACCAACCTCTCAAGACTTCTTTTCTGATTCAAACAGACAGCGAGGTTGTCAATGCTCAGGCAAAGTGCACCATCCTCTGCTGTTTGTTTGAAATAGGCCCAGCCTAGCATGTGATTGCTTTTGAAATTTTAAAGGGACTGACTCACCGGAAGCAGAACTTTGTATTTTATCCCTTGTTCATGAACTCCACATAAAAGTAAACACTTTGATATTCTTTAGAGCCTATTCATGTACGTTACgaaattgggtaaaaataatgcatttatcTTGTTTCTTATGTGTTTTTACCACCCCAAGCTATTGTACTGGTTGCTGCAGTAATGGGGTATTAAAAGTTTGCATAGCAACAGTGGGAACAAGCCGATAAGACACCATCCAGTTGTTTTCAGATGTCAGTGACTGAATAGCACATTAACCAACTGCTcggtgtgaatgagcccttaaaGCTCTCCACCCAAGCTCAAAATACCAGAGCCTTCACACCCCTCCCCCAATTAGCACAACTGTGGTTGTCCCAAAATCTGTACAATATGGACTCTGGCCAGACATAGCCTTTAGTAATAGGGTAAGTGGGCATTTAGTGAAGGCTGCTAAGAATTAGAAAAAATTGACTTGTTTTACATATCCCTTTCTCCCTCAGGTAAGGACCCCACCCCATCCATGTTGGGCCTGTGTGGATCTTTGGCATCTATCCCCAGCTGTAAATCTCTGCCAAGCCTAAAATCCAATGAATGCCTTGTCAGTAATAGCAGCGAGACAAGTCCTGCTACAAGCCCCAGCTGAGTCCTTCCTGTTTATCTTCACCAATGCGTTACATCTCGGCAACAAGATGTTAAGCCCTGTCAAACTCGATATACCATTATATGTTACAATGAATAGACATGGCCTCAGCTAGGACCTCCCAACCTTATTATACCATTGTCTGAAAATGAACCTGAATTACATAATTCACAAAAGGAGGAGAACATACCCCTAagccacccaccaacagaagagGAGTAGATTCTAGGGTAACCAGTTCTTGGTACATCATAACATTCAAGACAACATGATGAAAGAAAGAACTCTATCTCAACAACGACATCTActcttataaataataaaagttgtaTCTTGTTGAAATTCTAAGccctttacagaacattggcgtTCTAAACTGGGTTTGACCCAATATGCCCCCCTTATGCTGGAGATCTTCAACTCATGAACCCTATGAGGGCAGAAGTTGGCTCCTTTGTCTAGAAATAAATACATCCTATGTTGTGCATCGTACTACTGGTACTAAACTCTGGTTGTCATGCAAACTGCCTTTTCCAGAGGATGCTGTGCAACTCTGTCCATTAAACTGATAAACTGTGTTTGTTGGGTCAGTACATTGACTGGGGTGGTGGGCCTGAAGGTACATTCTCAGAAAAAACACAGGACATGCTTGTCTCTCGAATACAATTCTGTATGAAGAATTTCAATTCATATATTTTCACAGAAGTGCAAGGTGCAATTTTTACATGCACAGATGAGAATTCCCCACTTAACAGCAGTTTCTTCATATTCTGGCTGAAGATATGCAGCATTGAAAGGCACCTAAATAAGCAATTTTGGTGCTGTGCGTTCTTCATTTTGAAATGCAGTTTCCATGCTGGAAAATTTCAGCTCAAACAAACTATTCTTTCGTTGATAGGAGTCTTGTTTACATGGTTTCCTGTGAAAAGCTGCAGGCAGGAGTTTTTAAGCATTTAAAGCACTtgccaaacaaaaaaacaacaaaaaaagcctTGCAGAATTCAATGTACTTTCTGCATATATGGTCGCACAGTGTAGAAGTAGTGGAGGTGTTTCTCAACTGTACACATTATTTTGAAACAAGTTTAGAAAACTAGTACTTTAAAGTGTTGTTAAATGGTATCAAATACAATGTTTTCCATATTGTCCATTATCATATAATCCACTCCATTTGACAAATCCCTAGGGCCACCACCAAAAGGGAATTTTAAACTGACACAGTTTTCCAGCCATAAACACATTCTAAAGCTTCTGTGGCAATAGTGAATGGGAAACATCGTTTACTGGTCACAAGAGAAGTGCTTCAGCTGCTAAAACACTGCATGCAACACTTTAACAACTGTAGATCTTTCTGTGCATCATAGTAATCATTTTCCCAGGCTTTTATACATTGCATTTAGTGCTTCTAATATTAGTCTTTTATGGCTAGAAAAATACAGTGTTGTAAAAAGCCAGTGTGACACCAGTTTTAGGCATTTGAGAGAATATAAGGAACAATCTGTAAATCAGCATTCACTTGTATTACCAACTCAAGCTTCTGTACACACTACTGCAAGGTATATCATAAGGTCTGCTGCACTCAAAGTCTCATTCGACCACTGGTATCTCACACCCAGAATAACAAGTCAAACGTACGTGTGTGTCATGCATTAAATCCCATTTTAATATCAGTGTATAACATTACTATACACCAACACAACTTTGTGTCTCACTCCTGTGGAACAGAAGGTTTACATGTTAATGTGCCAGCTAAGAAGAGGTCATGTACAACTGTGATCTGGACTTAATCAAGATGAAAGACTGTACATCTAAAATATACTTTGCTCCTAAATAAAGCCAGTGCAGTACCCATCTTACCATAACTAGttacatatttaaatgtatttaattatagcTTTTTACCAGCAAGTGGATGAAGATTTTTTACTTGCACTTCCTTTGGTTTATTTGGAGTGGTATGGTATGTGTTCACATGTGAACACGGCAAAGTACAATTACTTCTTCAAACTACTAAAAAGCAAGACAAGATCAGTTATTCCAacataggactagatttactagtACTTTATCAGAAAGGAGCAATTTCTAACTTAGTTACAGCATTGCATAAAAATCCCTGCTCAACAGAAAATAGACCCTAGAAGTATTAGGAAAGTGGTTATGTTGTGGGGTACCCATCACCTACATTGAATTGAGGCAATCATTTTATTAGGAAGTCATTATTTCTTGTGAACCGATAGGCTATTGGTCCAGTCCACACAGATTGTAGACAGTGGGTAGACTAACTCATGCTTCCCCTATTCaataaaatgccttttttttttttttttttaaagtgctgtCTGATAGCAACACATTGGTAATACTACCTCCTGCTTGAACCCCCTTCCACGGCAGCATTCAGGAACTGCCACAGTGAAGTACTTTCTCATGTAACAACTGCTCTGCAGTTTAGACCTTTCTTTGACAAATATGCCAGCAATattggcagtgaaagggttaagtcACCCCATTTTAAAGGTGCAATCTATTTAGGACCACTGGTACATGTTCACTAAATTCCAGACTCACTGCCCATTTATGGCAGTGCCTTTCCCTTTATAAGTCAGGAATTCTCAGGTCCATCTTGTGCCAAATTATTCACAAGAGCAATGACCAGTGCAATACatgcagatttatttattaaacatataagtGAGCAGACCAATACCAACAACTCAGGTTATTTATTTTCAGGCCTAATAGTGGCTCCTGTTTGTTGGTTATAGTTAATATTTAGAATTAGCTAGATTGTGAAAATTGCCCTTTACTTAATGCCATCACCAACCAGTCTGCAAAGGATGACACTCAAAAATATCCCTGGCTTTGGAGAGGCAAGAACATAGTATTTATCTATGATAActaaagttttaatttttttatggctCTGTGAAAGGAAGACTACAAGTGGAATCTAAAATAGACTGCACctttaaataatataaagaaatagaaaattatataattgtatcCACATTTGACTGCACCAGTACAGTACTAAAAAAGGAAGGGGGTGTGTTTCAGGGGACAgggtaaacaaacaaacaaaaacaactcaAAGTATATCTATTAAAGATGTGAGGAGATGGAGAGTATGAGCTTAGCCCCTGTCCATTACCTCATTTTGCTACCTTCAGCCAGGGTCAGCAAGAGATGAGGAAAAGTTGCTACCAAAAACAGGATAGGCACTTCTAGGATATCTGAACATACTTGTTATTCCGCAACCGTATAAGGTTACCTCGGTAGTTCAGACTTATGGGGAGGTGCCTGGGAAACAAGCTTAGATTTAGAAGGGTTTCAAATAGAGCTATTAAATTGGAAGTCCAGTGTTTCAGTCTCTACTTTTAAGCCATCTTCTAAAATGAGAGTCCGGTGTCTCTGCTTTGATTCACCTCTTTACAGACTACTAATTATATGCCCCTTCCAGTTTCCTGGTTCTAGAACAAGTCAATATGTCAGTGTCTGGTCCTCCATGTTCACTAGAACATCCTCTACCTTTTCCAGGCTTGGTCAAATGTCATCCAACTCAACTTCCCATATTGTGGTGGTCTTGGGTTTTCTGAGTGATCCAGCAACAAATTTAGCTCCCGTGGTTTGTGAGCACCAAATTTCACCCATGTTTTTAACATAAGAATACATTTTTGAATCACCATGGCTACACAATAAGAACAGTACTGATCGAATGCATTGATTGTTGGAGTATGTAGTACGTTCGGATCTTTGGTTTTGTACTTGTTGACTTATTTTTTAGAAGTCCAACTACTCTAGATTACACTAGATGGTTCAAAAACATATCCTAGACCACAAGACATTTTAAGAGGAAAGtatctaataaaaaataatttaaaaggcCTTCATGGTAGATTAGACAAGGATACTCCCATTGCCAAGTAAAGTATTATTCAAATGTTGTGCACATAGAAAACGAACATTTAATTAAGTATATTATGGCCTGTTATTAGTGCAGTAGGCAGCTAGCTGTAGGTCACTGACTAAGCCTTTGTATGAACAGCAATAGTGCAGACTATAACAATAGAGACTGcctaaaatgtgttttctttgtttcatttatattttagatcaaatttaaaaggaaaaatgagcagttgGCTCTATGGAAAAGCAAGCACAATGTTCCATATATTAATCATAGTGCCACTTAGCTCTCTGTAAACAAGTTTGAAACTGCACTACTCCCTGAATAGAACATATACAAGTGATGTATACTCACCATTTCTCAAACATAAAGCTTCTACGGTGGATATGCTCTAACACTGTTGGTCAGATATTACTTGTGCCTTTGTATTACTTGCCTACTGCACGTTGGTTGTCAGTTTTCACATTTTCTAGATTAAGTGCTTAAAAGTTGAGCCAAGCACCCCAGTTCTCTAAATCTGGGTCCACTGGTATTGCTGTTTAGAGGATCCAGACTGTTGCCCAAAAATCAACCTGAGGATTCTGTTGCCAAAAAAATAGGTTCCCCCATGAACTTTTGCACCCTGCTCTACATCCCAGACTTTAATGTCAGAACCTGAGAGCTAGAATTTGGTCCTGCTTTTCTAAATCTTGCATTTCACATATTCTGAAGTTTTTCTTGGTTCCGCTGTTGGAAGAATTTTTTCCCAAACTCATAAGAGCTGATCATAATGGCACAGGCTGGAGCAACCTTGATGACTCGTGGCATGAATCCTGCCAAATATAAAAGGAGAATAAATGTTTGATTAATGTGGAAGAGGAGGATAAGTAGGTTGATTGACAGGAGGTGGCAAAAAGCCTTTCACCTGCAAAGAGACCACGAGTTCCAGATTCTGCTTGGATCCTCCGCATAGCCACCCAAGTAGTAGATCTTTGATGTTTTGCTGAACCTAGATGAGAGCAGCACAAACTTACAGTTCTGAATCACACGTGTCTGTCAGTTTTAAAAACGACTTTATGACTGTGatggaatgaacattacaacacAGTGATTTAatttgtaatgttttgtttttttcacatgccTTTTTTGACTGGGTCAAAATTATAGATAATGTAATGTGGAACAGTCAATAAAGACAAAACACACAGCATGATCAAATGATCACctaataaaaacaacatataacAATTACAAAGTGACAGGGGCGATACACAAGATAAAAGTGTTGGTGTGAATTTCGACATGAAGTCCTCAAGTTCCCACAACTAGCTCTTCTCACCTATTTCCAAGTCTCCAAGTTCAATCTGTCTATGCGTTTTCACTACATCAAATGGTAGAGTGAGAATGGCAGCCACCTaagaatataaaacacaaaagtaCATGCTCGTATGGCAAAGATAGTTTGATGTTTAGAgcagaaaaaaaatgacacaGGAAGATACAAGCACAACGTAACAAAAGAAAAGTATGTCCGTGTGCATTgtgaaatggcagcaggcagatggaGAGATAGTTTACAGTCATCGGAATAGCTACATCATACAAATAACCAGAGTTATACAGTGTGTATCAGGTGAGAGAGATTAAATGAAAAGAGAGAAATGACATTATGAAGATTTGGGAAACATCTAGGAGTTACAGGAGACAGACACAGAACAAAGGACATCACACAGCCAAACAAATCTGCACTTACAGCACCAGACATGGCTCCTGATGTAAAGCTGATCAGAAACTGGGACTCTGAAGTCCCCCAGGATTTACTAAGCTTCATCTTCACAAGCTCATAATTAAACCAGTACAAAGCTAAAGAGACAAGAAACAGAAGGACATATTATGGGAGAGGGGTCATATGGAGTAAGGACAGCGTACTCGGGACGGAGGTCAAGTAGAGCAATAAGTTTTAGAGGCAATAGAATGTGTAGAGTAATGGGATGACATATGAGGGAGACGGGGATTATAGAGTAGCAGGACAATGTTTTAAGGGAAAGGAGTTGTGTGGAATAAAAGGTTGAGGGGGTAAGAGGGAACAGATTAAATGGGTAATAGGTAAAATTCTAGATGCACAGAAGAGGTATATGTGCAAGTAACAAGAGGCACTGAAATATGTAAATGTAGGAACACTTACTTGAAGAAAAGGCATGATCTGGAATACCCCACAAATTTAGCTTTATCCTAATTAGGACAAGAACTTATCTGTCTGAAGGATAACTTAACACAATGGGACTGCACACACCAACCCACCACCAATTACTGCAATTTAGGTTTATGTAATTAGtcttcccctcccccccaaaaagcATAGTAATCCATGTGATATTATAAGACAACATGCAATATGGGTTACAGTACCTGAAAACGGGACGTCTCTCAGCACTGTAGGTCCCCATCCCTTCCAGAGAGATAACCATCCATCATGAAAAACAGCAGAACGCAGACAGGCTCCTAACTCCATGTACGAGAGCTGGCGTGACTGCAATTTAGTACGGATCAACTCCAGAGGACTGATGACTGTAACTGCACCCActgagaaaagaaaaaagtacagagaatttaaagggaaaaaaaaaaatatataggcaaaataaaacacacaaaaaagagaACATGTTTCAAAAATAAACTTACGTCGAGCAAGTGCTCCAGCAATGAGAGGGATATGACTGCCACTGTATCCCAGACCATAACACAGAAAATCCCTCAGCTGATCATAACATGTGAAATATATAATGGTTGCAGGTACAGCCATCACCCTGTAGGAGGAGATATAGATACATCACCTAGGGAGGGAGCATCTCCAAGATACACCATAAGAAATTAGTAGATAGTATGTAAGGAGGACAGAAAGGCAGATCGCCCAATTATCAGAATATTAGacacaaacaagaaaaaaaataaatgagtgaAGAGGGTGTGTTGCATGCAAAGATTGCATATTATGGCAGACTCAATTCACTAGGGAACACCAATCCTTTACTATACATTAAGTTACCAATAATCAGTATTTATGTGTACATAAACATTTACACATTAAAACGTTCATTAATTATTGTACTATCAATAAACTGCTCTCATTTTCAATAGATAAACTATGTGGATCAATAAAAGTGACAGGGGGTGAGACGACTGCTACCATACTCTGAGATTAGGAGGTCTTGGCAGTGCTGGACCACCCAACCGAAGCCCCTATCCTGCCTCAGTTAAGACAATTTGAAAtgaaaatgatgcaattttgatAAGAGTCAACTATACAGTCTAGTTCTCTCTTATATCTCTTCctcaaaagaatataaaaaaaaattaaaatgttgctTATTGATCGCCGCCACCTCTACATGTCCATGGCcaaataaagaaatgttttagttatcagacaattttttttttttttaccagtctgAGACTGTTGAACTTGTTGACATCTCAATGGCATCCATTGATGCTGCAGTAAATGTGTTAGATAACCTCTCAGATGGTGTACAGCAAACAATTGTACACAGATGCTAAATTTGCAAAGTAGACATTTAAAAAGAAGCCAACTACCAAACATTAGAAAGAGGTTAACAAACAACTGCTTTTCAGGcgcaaacacatttttctttattaCAAATACAACAAATACAATTTACACTAATTAAAGAAGTTGT
The nucleotide sequence above comes from Mixophyes fleayi isolate aMixFle1 chromosome 6, aMixFle1.hap1, whole genome shotgun sequence. Encoded proteins:
- the SLC25A39 gene encoding mitochondrial glutathione transporter SLC25A39 isoform X2 — its product is MAGMAVEEANTSLSGITPLQQIMASGTGALLTSLFVTPLDVVKIRLQSQKKPFSSGRCFLYCNGLMDHLYVCQHAAACSTWYRSPTHLHGTLDAFVKITRHEGLTSLWSGLPPTLVMAVPATIIYFTCYDQLRDFLCYGLGYSGSHIPLIAGALARLGAVTVISPLELIRTKLQSRQLSYMELGACLRSAVFHDGWLSLWKGWGPTVLRDVPFSALYWFNYELVKMKLSKSWGTSESQFLISFTSGAMSGAVAAILTLPFDVVKTHRQIELGDLEIGSAKHQRSTTWVAMRRIQAESGTRGLFAGFMPRVIKVAPACAIMISSYEFGKKFFQQRNQEKLQNM
- the SLC25A39 gene encoding mitochondrial glutathione transporter SLC25A39 isoform X1, which gives rise to MAGMAVEEANTSLSGITPLQQIMASGTGALLTSLFVTPLDVVKIRLQSQKKPFSSVMSVKSLPWAPPLRHPKWRCFLYCNGLMDHLYVCQHAAACSTWYRSPTHLHGTLDAFVKITRHEGLTSLWSGLPPTLVMAVPATIIYFTCYDQLRDFLCYGLGYSGSHIPLIAGALARLGAVTVISPLELIRTKLQSRQLSYMELGACLRSAVFHDGWLSLWKGWGPTVLRDVPFSALYWFNYELVKMKLSKSWGTSESQFLISFTSGAMSGAVAAILTLPFDVVKTHRQIELGDLEIGSAKHQRSTTWVAMRRIQAESGTRGLFAGFMPRVIKVAPACAIMISSYEFGKKFFQQRNQEKLQNM